The following are encoded in a window of Chondrinema litorale genomic DNA:
- a CDS encoding helix-turn-helix transcriptional regulator, with product MKGTYLGEFEELVLLTIGVLYDNAYGVMIKKELENQAGRKISIGAVHAAVNRLEDKAYLESYFGEPSKERGGKRKKFYKVTTYGQKVLKESMEMRQRLWKQIPDIAFDIKPGKI from the coding sequence ATGAAAGGAACATATCTAGGCGAATTTGAAGAACTGGTTTTACTCACAATAGGCGTGCTGTATGACAATGCTTATGGAGTAATGATTAAAAAAGAATTAGAAAACCAAGCCGGAAGAAAAATTAGCATTGGCGCAGTACACGCTGCTGTAAACAGATTAGAAGACAAAGCCTATCTAGAATCTTATTTTGGAGAACCCAGTAAGGAGCGTGGAGGTAAGCGAAAGAAGTTCTATAAAGTTACCACTTATGGCCAAAAGGTGCTCAAGGAATCTATGGAGATGCGCCAAAGATTATGGAAACAAATTCCTGATATAGCATTCGATATAAAACCCGGAAAAATATGA
- a CDS encoding serine hydrolase domain-containing protein — protein MKFFLLVAFLIASTSNLNLIFAQSTKIPKHTELISEKIDSLFTEWDNPEKAGATVAVVSAGEIVYKKGYGSANLEYDIPNRPSTIFHVASVSKQFTAFSTLLLEADGKLSLDDDVRKYIPEIPDFGKSITLRHLATHTSGLRDQWSLLIMAGWRFDDVITLEHVLKLISKQKELNFEPGEEYLYCNSGFTLLAEVVARVSGKSFAEFTKERIFEPLKMSNSLFYDDHEKIVKNRSYSYYLDGDTYKKSVLSYANVGATSLFTTVEDLSLWTMNFIEPKVGNEEIIDKMNTLAVLNNGKTFGGALGQFVSKYKGLNQVSHGGADAGYRTFLLRYPDQEFAVVVLSNLANFNPGGLANRVADLYLEKYYQLPEKEEKPKVKYKKLKAEKLAKFSGNYWQPKEYYSRKIYVKNDTLRYFRWEGNESDLLPVSDNEFKMQGDNIDLTVKFENNGDQKFMNVIENEGEPLIFESFDSVAYTPEELENFAGLYYSEELETTLNFVVENEKLIAKHIRISDMEFNPIKKDTFQSSFYAYHIIDFIRNSNGMVIGFKVSNGRVRNLLFNKL, from the coding sequence ATGAAATTTTTTTTACTTGTTGCTTTTTTAATTGCTTCTACTAGCAACTTAAATCTAATCTTTGCTCAATCTACAAAAATCCCAAAACATACTGAGTTAATTAGTGAAAAGATAGATAGTCTCTTCACCGAATGGGATAATCCAGAGAAAGCCGGTGCAACGGTGGCAGTGGTAAGTGCTGGAGAAATTGTTTATAAAAAAGGTTATGGAAGTGCTAATCTAGAATACGATATTCCCAATAGACCTTCTACAATTTTTCATGTGGCTTCTGTTTCAAAACAATTCACAGCATTTTCTACATTGTTACTAGAAGCTGATGGCAAATTGTCTTTAGATGATGATGTGAGAAAGTACATTCCAGAAATTCCAGATTTTGGCAAATCGATTACCTTAAGGCATTTGGCTACTCATACTAGCGGGCTTAGAGATCAGTGGAGTTTATTGATAATGGCAGGCTGGCGATTTGATGATGTAATTACACTAGAGCATGTTTTAAAATTAATAAGTAAACAAAAAGAGCTAAATTTTGAGCCGGGAGAGGAGTATCTCTATTGCAATTCAGGTTTTACATTATTAGCAGAAGTAGTAGCCAGAGTTTCGGGTAAAAGTTTCGCTGAGTTTACTAAAGAACGAATTTTTGAGCCTCTCAAAATGTCAAACTCATTGTTTTACGATGACCACGAAAAAATTGTAAAAAACAGATCGTACTCTTATTATCTCGATGGAGATACCTACAAAAAAAGTGTTTTAAGCTATGCTAATGTGGGTGCAACCAGCTTATTTACAACTGTAGAAGACCTAAGCTTGTGGACTATGAATTTTATTGAACCAAAAGTTGGAAACGAAGAAATTATAGATAAAATGAATACACTGGCTGTTTTAAACAACGGCAAAACTTTTGGTGGTGCACTTGGTCAGTTTGTGAGTAAATATAAAGGATTAAATCAGGTTTCGCATGGAGGAGCAGATGCTGGATACAGAACATTTTTATTGAGATATCCAGATCAAGAGTTTGCGGTAGTGGTGCTTAGTAATTTGGCAAACTTTAATCCGGGTGGATTAGCCAATCGAGTGGCAGATTTGTATTTAGAAAAATATTATCAACTACCTGAAAAAGAAGAAAAACCCAAAGTAAAATACAAAAAGCTAAAGGCTGAAAAACTTGCAAAGTTTAGTGGTAATTATTGGCAACCAAAAGAATACTACAGTAGAAAAATCTATGTAAAGAATGATACCTTGAGATATTTTAGGTGGGAAGGCAACGAAAGTGATTTGCTCCCAGTAAGCGATAATGAATTTAAGATGCAAGGGGATAACATCGACCTTACTGTGAAATTCGAGAATAATGGCGATCAAAAATTTATGAATGTAATCGAGAATGAAGGAGAGCCTCTTATTTTCGAATCCTTCGATTCAGTAGCTTATACTCCTGAAGAACTAGAAAATTTTGCTGGTTTATATTATAGTGAAGAATTAGAAACTACACTAAACTTTGTGGTTGAGAATGAAAAACTCATCGCAAAACATATCAGAATAAGCGATATGGAATTCAATCCGATTAAGAAAGATACTTTTCAAAGTTCATTCTATGCCTATCACATCATCGATTTTATTAGAAATAGTAATGGAATGGTGATCGGTTTTAAAGTTTCGAATGGCCGAGTAAGGAACCTATTATTTAATAAGCTGTAA
- a CDS encoding ABC transporter permease, whose protein sequence is MKAPKDINPPEWIFALIKNFCDEQFLEEIEGDLAEVFYENVREKGLQKAKLLYLFDAVHYFRPFFFKKRKKDYLTLNIVPMFKNYLLVYLRNLKRQKTQSIINISGLALGLASFALIFLWVQFELSYDAFHTKGDRIYRLAGGVQTESETFQQAVTSPPIGPQLLADFPEVEAAVRFDRNNAVVKKNTTLIAENNLLFTDPSFFDAFDFKLKSGDANSALKEPFSLVLSESMARRYFGDENPIGETITMFLYDAGNQGAEYKITGIVEDCPQNSHIQYEALGSFSTLETVQPQVLQSDGWFFNGFYTYLLLKENVSAELLEDKLPQFINKYMGDSMKQYNMFYEFSLQNLKSIYLDSDLRYELGATGNRQSIWIFASIGFCILLLAIINYVNLSTAISVKKESVSGIRKVLGAQKSHLFLQHLAESVFTSLFALILAVFLMEIFKPLFSMITGRAQLQILNMQTIGYLLLVTIIAGLLSGIYPAIVFSKTSPLNSMKKLVGHGNKSASLRKLLVVCQFVITVFLLSGVLMINKQFSFIKNKDLGLNKENVLMLKVNGSQEVKDKFEVFKQVLLQEKNISNVAASRNVLVNGLGNSLATTENGEGKQINSSLYNVRIDENFLETFGMQIIAGRNLSSSPADSNAFLLNEVAVKNFGWQSSDDAIGKPFSQMGRAGNVVGVVKNFHYNSLAHSLEPVSLFLNGGNISVISVRFNGTPKEALALVEKHWEAMFPASYFDYRFFDQAIQSQYESTERFSQIFYIFSIVCVIIASMGLIGLVAFATEQRKKEISIRKVLGASVPSILWLVSSGFLKLILISLIIAIPFSWIFMDNWLQQFAYHTQLSIWIFVGSGILVVFVAILSGFLQTLKSAMVNPVKNLKSD, encoded by the coding sequence ATGAAAGCACCCAAAGACATTAATCCTCCGGAATGGATATTCGCTTTGATTAAGAACTTTTGTGACGAACAGTTTCTGGAAGAAATTGAAGGCGATCTAGCAGAAGTTTTTTATGAGAATGTGAGAGAAAAAGGCTTACAAAAAGCCAAGCTTTTATATCTGTTTGATGCTGTTCATTATTTCAGACCATTCTTTTTTAAAAAGAGAAAAAAGGATTACCTCACTTTAAACATTGTTCCTATGTTCAAAAACTATCTATTGGTTTATCTCAGAAACCTCAAAAGGCAAAAAACACAATCTATCATCAACATATCAGGCTTAGCACTTGGTTTGGCATCTTTTGCATTAATATTTCTGTGGGTACAGTTTGAGTTGAGTTATGATGCATTTCATACCAAAGGCGATCGCATATATAGATTAGCAGGTGGGGTACAAACAGAGTCAGAAACTTTTCAACAAGCAGTAACCTCACCACCAATTGGCCCACAATTGTTAGCAGATTTTCCAGAGGTTGAAGCAGCTGTTCGGTTCGATAGAAATAATGCGGTGGTGAAGAAAAACACGACCTTAATCGCAGAAAATAATTTGTTATTTACCGATCCTTCTTTCTTTGATGCGTTTGATTTCAAACTGAAAAGTGGAGATGCAAACTCAGCTTTAAAAGAACCATTTAGTTTGGTACTTTCAGAAAGCATGGCAAGAAGATATTTTGGTGATGAAAATCCAATTGGTGAAACCATTACCATGTTTTTGTACGATGCTGGCAACCAAGGAGCGGAGTATAAAATTACTGGAATTGTAGAAGACTGCCCGCAAAACTCGCATATACAATATGAGGCATTGGGTTCATTTAGCACACTCGAAACTGTACAACCACAGGTATTACAATCTGATGGTTGGTTTTTTAATGGATTTTATACTTATCTCTTGCTAAAAGAGAATGTGAGTGCAGAACTTTTAGAAGATAAGCTTCCTCAGTTTATCAATAAATACATGGGTGATAGCATGAAGCAGTATAATATGTTTTATGAATTCAGTTTGCAAAACTTAAAATCTATTTATCTAGATTCTGATTTGCGTTATGAGCTTGGAGCTACAGGCAACAGACAAAGCATCTGGATTTTCGCTTCTATTGGTTTCTGCATTTTGTTGTTGGCTATTATCAATTATGTAAATCTTTCCACTGCGATTTCGGTAAAAAAAGAATCTGTAAGTGGAATTAGAAAAGTATTGGGAGCACAGAAAAGTCATCTATTCTTGCAACATCTAGCCGAATCAGTGTTTACAAGTTTGTTTGCCTTAATACTTGCAGTATTTCTTATGGAAATATTCAAGCCACTTTTCTCGATGATTACTGGAAGAGCTCAGCTTCAAATTCTTAATATGCAAACTATAGGTTATCTTTTGCTAGTAACCATTATTGCAGGTTTGCTTTCAGGAATTTATCCAGCCATAGTTTTTTCTAAAACTTCACCACTCAATAGTATGAAGAAATTAGTTGGACACGGAAACAAAAGTGCAAGCTTAAGAAAGTTACTCGTAGTGTGTCAGTTTGTGATTACCGTTTTTTTGCTTTCAGGAGTATTGATGATTAACAAGCAGTTTTCTTTTATCAAGAATAAAGATTTGGGATTGAATAAAGAAAATGTGTTGATGCTTAAAGTAAACGGGAGCCAAGAAGTGAAAGACAAATTTGAAGTTTTTAAACAGGTTTTATTACAAGAGAAAAATATAAGTAATGTAGCAGCTTCAAGAAATGTATTGGTAAATGGTTTGGGGAATAGTTTAGCAACGACAGAAAACGGAGAGGGTAAACAAATTAATTCTAGTTTATATAATGTGCGGATTGATGAGAATTTTTTGGAAACTTTCGGTATGCAAATAATTGCTGGCAGAAATTTGAGTAGTTCACCAGCAGACTCAAATGCATTTTTATTAAATGAAGTGGCGGTGAAAAACTTTGGTTGGCAAAGTTCTGACGATGCCATTGGCAAGCCTTTTAGCCAGATGGGCAGAGCCGGAAATGTAGTAGGAGTGGTAAAGAATTTTCATTATAACTCATTAGCACATTCTCTAGAGCCAGTAAGTCTTTTTTTAAATGGAGGGAATATTTCTGTAATTTCAGTAAGATTTAATGGTACTCCCAAAGAAGCTTTAGCTCTTGTAGAAAAGCATTGGGAAGCTATGTTTCCTGCATCCTATTTCGATTATCGATTCTTCGATCAAGCTATTCAAAGTCAATATGAATCTACAGAGAGGTTTTCTCAAATATTTTACATATTCTCTATTGTATGTGTCATTATAGCTAGCATGGGTTTAATAGGCTTGGTCGCATTTGCTACAGAACAACGCAAAAAAGAAATCAGTATAAGAAAAGTACTAGGAGCCTCAGTTCCATCTATATTATGGTTGGTCAGCTCTGGATTCTTAAAATTGATTTTAATCTCTTTGATAATAGCCATACCGTTTTCTTGGATTTTTATGGATAATTGGCTTCAACAGTTTGCCTATCACACTCAATTAAGTATTTGGATTTTTGTAGGTTCTGGTATTTTGGTGGTATTTGTTGCCATTCTCTCAGGTTTTCTACAAACTTTAAAAAGTGCAATGGTGAATCCTGTAAAGAATTTGAAAAGTGACTAA
- a CDS encoding gliding motility-associated C-terminal domain-containing protein translates to MRYKILSNLIFTICIFFYGTSFGQLTTPFPVACYNFDGNLENDDPAAGIHDLEELGDLGNYISGDGVCYGTDSIYIFSNGSGLNLKKNNLPTDTYSLQLFFQFTSASNSPSGRRRILRFKSSTDAGLYLDSDNRLVFQTKNSSAAANLVKGTTVISEVNNVTEWINIAITRNDATSEMIVYLNGQEEMRLSTAGFSNLDNDFQLFEDGPAGTPNEEASGKIDFLRFYDEAMDATQIEEIYNISQIKNDVLISDNPGSTICVGETVELTASGGDGTYLWSTGETTTSIFVAPTDTTIYWVQSTTGTPCDRRCYNIRDSLTINVNPLPTADFTLTGGTCAGGTITLQYTGTTPLTANFNWNNFGGADDVNPLGNETYELIWNSTGVKTINLDVTQSGCTTSTSQNIAITEQVVASFNAPTSVCFPNQATISYSGTGTPTWDFGGGTANKQTGENYLVSWGSVGTYTISVSVEENGCLSEFSQDIEVYNPVAIFSADLNVCGTTETSLIQFTGSAGENATFNWSFDGGSQTKVSEDEEIYEVSWNTIGTKTVTLQIEDGGCISNTYSRQINVWPIPTADFSIPTEVCTPTEAIVQYTGTAANSATYNWDWDGGIASKTGTGETYSVYWAEPGEKTVRLTVSENNCLSEEVAQTILVKETPLATFLMPSTACQYSEVAIGYAELISSGLTFNWSFDGGAVISEDLDNQQYIISWDTEGTKTVTLDVELDGCSAQLVREIEIQSTPTAVINAPVGGCATDNILIEYGGDGLLSTTTFNWDFDGGTAVRTPGTQEYAVTWPDGGFKQVTLQTINKITGCSAVDTVIVQVNNFSAFDLQADLSTVCNPGFATIEFTGSLEDGATLIWDFDGGVAVKDGTSEKYTVTWDTSGEKTISVIAQGVLCPSDTAFQVIDVAVTPIAAFELPSSLVCRFDANLVTFTGTANDDADFYWDWDGGDATKISDTEYLVVWTESGVKDISLYIEQDGCISETVTQSITVNNESDFLLETINQGCLDEFVRITFTGVAEPEANLIWDFGGGTFELTGTDTYEGYWADAGTKEINLIVEGVVCPNDTTSKSIQIGEVPVISFEVSEPVCTTQPASIAFTGTVIDGQVITWDFADATQVDSIAVNTYQMIWETAGDKDINVTVNNNGCITDTVLQVTVNPLPVAAFIVPVYACLNESILLQFDGSIAGAADFDWDFGDAEIINSLGNEAISLRWTTAGTKYISLQIEENGCVSEVFTDSIFVTDPDGFDILAAKDILCEDEVVTISFDGYVEPGASINWNFDTDANITKTPGKHEYEISWPDPGTKTVTLDIISSCGTISENRDFQINELPVATFDLDAKACVGESANVTFTGTHDATWDFIWDFDGGTATVAASSATGEDYNVVWAEGGTKEVTLMIDNGGCITPIYSATIQVASEASFTLTPNKNTFCEGEVVLVQFNGSKEDGAVLTWDWDGGIPSGNLGNDSYEVYWLDAGEKNIELTIGGGTCPDVTFTETVQVLEEPVPDFTVSPAACLGEPVEITFTGQAEAGSIYMWDFGTAANVVKEPSLETYYVTWTETGSQRITLQIDNGGCLSEINSEGTYIMDFSGFDSKMDTVCAEQPLTIDLGIRDNIPGITYTWDYDGGEAITEDGLNASEVTWDTPGDKEVWLHINGLECSADSFVYYVHVKETYTPEIAITADSLYCDAREVLIAPVYNNGGENPTFRWFVNDRMVKTSETFSSSDLENGDEVFVIFSSSEECLRAPSVASNTIIINISDFAFQGDLTITPNPVCPGQPIDLSVPDIYAGVQWQSSIDGEEWESIDGGNVASLSVTPPEETFYRVWVTDGFCNDTSSAEFVEFRDVTPIEAAEDRTIREGYSTELGVKFGTDYTWSPADTTISNPNISNPVVSPVVTTTYYVTGTTIEGCLSTDSIVVTVTPRLFVPNTFTPNNDQINDYWEIDMMDEYPRAVVTVFNRWGKKIYQSEPGYLNPWNGFYKDGNEMPVSTYYYVLDLKDGFPAYKGSITIIR, encoded by the coding sequence ATGAGGTATAAAATTTTATCCAATCTAATATTTACGATTTGTATATTTTTTTATGGTACCAGTTTCGGGCAGTTAACAACTCCCTTTCCGGTAGCCTGCTATAATTTTGATGGTAATCTGGAAAATGATGATCCTGCTGCAGGAATTCATGATCTCGAAGAGTTAGGAGATTTAGGGAATTACATTTCAGGCGATGGAGTATGTTATGGAACAGATTCTATCTACATTTTTTCAAACGGTTCAGGATTGAATCTTAAAAAGAATAATTTACCTACTGATACCTATTCACTCCAATTATTTTTTCAATTTACAAGTGCATCCAATAGTCCATCAGGAAGAAGAAGAATTTTAAGGTTTAAATCAAGTACAGATGCAGGATTATATTTAGATTCTGACAATAGATTGGTCTTCCAAACAAAAAACTCTTCGGCAGCAGCAAATCTGGTAAAAGGCACAACTGTTATATCCGAGGTTAACAATGTTACAGAATGGATAAATATTGCCATTACTAGAAATGATGCAACTTCTGAAATGATTGTTTATTTGAATGGTCAAGAAGAAATGCGATTATCAACTGCAGGTTTTTCTAATTTGGATAACGATTTTCAATTATTCGAAGATGGTCCTGCTGGTACTCCAAATGAAGAAGCTTCAGGTAAAATAGATTTTTTACGTTTTTATGATGAAGCAATGGATGCTACTCAAATTGAAGAAATCTACAATATCTCTCAAATAAAAAATGATGTTTTAATATCAGACAATCCGGGAAGTACCATTTGTGTAGGTGAAACAGTTGAGTTAACTGCTTCTGGTGGTGATGGTACATATTTATGGAGTACTGGCGAAACAACTACTAGTATATTTGTAGCTCCAACAGATACAACAATTTATTGGGTTCAGTCTACTACAGGTACCCCATGTGATAGAAGATGTTATAACATTAGAGATTCATTAACCATCAATGTAAATCCTTTACCAACTGCAGATTTCACATTAACTGGTGGCACTTGTGCAGGTGGTACAATTACGCTTCAATACACAGGAACAACTCCATTAACAGCTAATTTTAATTGGAACAACTTCGGTGGTGCTGATGATGTAAATCCGTTAGGAAACGAAACTTATGAGCTTATCTGGAATTCGACTGGTGTAAAAACTATTAATTTAGATGTTACTCAAAGTGGTTGTACAACCAGTACTTCACAGAATATTGCAATTACGGAACAGGTAGTTGCCTCTTTTAATGCTCCAACGAGCGTATGTTTTCCAAATCAGGCAACTATAAGTTATTCTGGCACAGGTACACCAACATGGGATTTTGGTGGTGGAACAGCCAACAAGCAAACGGGAGAAAATTATTTAGTTAGTTGGGGTTCAGTAGGTACTTATACTATTTCTGTTTCGGTAGAAGAAAATGGATGTTTATCTGAGTTTTCTCAAGATATCGAAGTTTATAATCCTGTTGCTATTTTCTCAGCAGATTTAAATGTGTGTGGCACTACAGAAACTTCCCTTATTCAATTTACAGGAAGTGCAGGAGAAAATGCAACTTTCAATTGGAGTTTTGATGGAGGTAGTCAAACTAAAGTATCAGAAGATGAAGAAATATATGAAGTAAGCTGGAATACAATTGGAACTAAAACAGTAACCTTACAAATTGAAGATGGAGGCTGTATTTCAAATACTTATAGCCGTCAGATAAATGTTTGGCCAATACCTACAGCAGACTTTTCAATACCTACAGAGGTATGTACACCAACTGAAGCCATAGTTCAATATACTGGAACTGCTGCAAACTCTGCAACCTATAATTGGGATTGGGATGGAGGTATAGCATCAAAAACTGGCACTGGTGAGACATATTCAGTTTATTGGGCTGAGCCTGGAGAAAAAACAGTCAGACTTACAGTTTCTGAAAATAATTGTTTATCAGAAGAAGTAGCACAAACCATTTTAGTTAAAGAAACTCCTCTTGCTACATTCTTAATGCCTTCAACAGCTTGCCAATATTCTGAAGTAGCTATTGGCTATGCAGAATTGATTTCAAGTGGACTTACTTTTAATTGGAGTTTTGATGGAGGCGCAGTTATAAGTGAGGACTTAGATAATCAGCAATACATAATTTCTTGGGATACAGAAGGGACTAAGACTGTTACATTAGATGTAGAGTTGGATGGTTGTTCAGCACAATTAGTAAGAGAAATTGAAATTCAAAGTACACCAACTGCAGTAATTAATGCGCCAGTTGGAGGTTGTGCAACTGATAATATTCTAATTGAATATGGAGGAGATGGTTTACTATCTACTACCACATTTAACTGGGATTTTGATGGTGGAACTGCTGTAAGAACTCCTGGTACTCAAGAATATGCTGTTACTTGGCCAGATGGTGGCTTTAAGCAAGTAACACTTCAAACAATTAATAAAATTACTGGCTGTTCAGCTGTAGATACAGTAATAGTTCAGGTAAATAATTTTTCAGCTTTCGATTTACAAGCAGATTTAAGCACAGTTTGTAATCCAGGTTTTGCTACTATAGAGTTTACAGGATCATTAGAAGATGGAGCTACATTAATCTGGGATTTTGATGGGGGTGTAGCGGTGAAAGATGGAACATCAGAAAAATATACTGTTACATGGGACACTTCAGGAGAAAAAACAATTTCAGTAATTGCTCAAGGAGTTTTATGTCCTTCAGATACAGCATTTCAGGTAATAGATGTGGCAGTTACTCCTATTGCTGCTTTCGAATTACCATCTAGTTTAGTTTGTAGATTTGATGCAAACCTTGTCACTTTTACTGGTACAGCAAATGATGATGCAGATTTCTATTGGGATTGGGATGGAGGAGACGCCACTAAAATTTCAGATACAGAATATCTGGTTGTTTGGACAGAAAGTGGAGTAAAAGATATTAGCTTATATATCGAGCAAGATGGTTGTATTTCTGAAACAGTTACACAAAGTATTACAGTAAATAATGAGTCTGATTTCTTGCTTGAAACTATCAATCAAGGTTGTTTAGATGAATTTGTGAGAATTACATTTACTGGAGTTGCAGAGCCAGAAGCAAATCTAATTTGGGATTTTGGTGGAGGAACTTTTGAGCTAACAGGCACAGATACTTATGAAGGTTATTGGGCTGATGCAGGTACAAAAGAAATTAATCTAATTGTTGAAGGTGTTGTTTGTCCAAATGATACTACATCTAAGAGTATTCAAATTGGTGAAGTACCAGTTATAAGCTTTGAAGTTTCTGAACCAGTTTGTACTACCCAGCCTGCTTCAATCGCATTTACAGGAACAGTGATAGATGGGCAAGTAATTACTTGGGATTTTGCAGACGCAACGCAAGTAGATTCAATTGCTGTAAATACTTACCAAATGATTTGGGAAACTGCGGGTGACAAAGACATTAATGTAACTGTAAATAATAATGGTTGTATTACCGATACTGTTTTACAAGTTACTGTTAACCCACTTCCAGTAGCAGCATTTATAGTTCCTGTATATGCCTGTTTAAATGAGAGTATTCTATTACAATTCGATGGAAGTATTGCCGGTGCAGCCGACTTCGATTGGGATTTTGGAGATGCAGAAATAATTAACAGTCTTGGTAACGAAGCAATCTCATTAAGATGGACTACTGCAGGTACCAAATATATTTCTCTTCAAATAGAAGAAAATGGTTGTGTATCAGAAGTATTTACAGACTCTATATTTGTTACCGATCCTGATGGGTTTGACATTTTAGCAGCAAAAGATATTCTATGTGAGGATGAAGTAGTTACTATAAGTTTTGATGGTTATGTTGAACCAGGAGCTTCTATTAACTGGAATTTTGATACTGATGCAAATATTACTAAAACTCCTGGAAAACATGAGTATGAAATTAGTTGGCCTGATCCGGGTACTAAAACTGTTACTTTAGATATCATTAGTAGTTGTGGTACAATTTCAGAAAATCGAGATTTTCAAATTAATGAACTACCTGTTGCTACTTTTGATCTAGATGCAAAGGCTTGTGTGGGCGAGTCTGCAAATGTAACATTTACAGGGACTCACGATGCAACTTGGGATTTTATATGGGATTTTGATGGAGGAACAGCAACAGTTGCAGCTTCTAGTGCTACTGGCGAAGATTATAATGTAGTTTGGGCAGAGGGTGGTACAAAAGAAGTAACACTTATGATCGATAATGGTGGCTGTATTACTCCAATATATTCTGCTACGATTCAAGTTGCAAGTGAAGCAAGCTTTACATTGACTCCTAATAAAAATACTTTCTGCGAAGGTGAAGTTGTACTTGTTCAATTTAATGGATCGAAAGAAGATGGAGCAGTATTAACATGGGATTGGGATGGAGGTATTCCTTCGGGTAATCTTGGAAATGATTCTTACGAAGTTTATTGGTTAGATGCAGGAGAGAAAAATATTGAACTCACCATTGGAGGAGGAACATGTCCTGATGTTACTTTTACAGAAACAGTACAAGTTTTAGAAGAACCAGTTCCCGATTTTACTGTATCTCCAGCTGCATGTTTAGGAGAACCTGTAGAAATTACTTTTACGGGTCAAGCTGAAGCAGGCTCAATTTATATGTGGGATTTTGGTACAGCAGCAAATGTGGTAAAAGAACCTTCATTAGAAACATATTATGTTACTTGGACAGAAACAGGTTCTCAAAGAATTACACTTCAAATTGATAATGGTGGCTGTTTGTCAGAGATCAATTCTGAAGGAACTTACATAATGGATTTCTCCGGTTTTGATAGCAAAATGGATACAGTTTGTGCAGAACAACCTTTAACTATCGATTTAGGAATAAGAGATAATATTCCAGGAATAACCTACACTTGGGATTATGATGGAGGTGAAGCGATTACAGAAGATGGGTTGAATGCTAGTGAAGTAACTTGGGATACACCAGGAGACAAAGAAGTTTGGTTACACATTAACGGTTTAGAATGTTCTGCGGACTCATTTGTCTATTATGTACATGTAAAAGAAACATATACACCAGAAATTGCAATTACAGCAGATAGTCTATATTGCGATGCTAGAGAGGTATTAATAGCTCCAGTTTATAATAATGGTGGTGAGAACCCGACTTTCCGATGGTTTGTAAATGATCGTATGGTGAAAACAAGTGAGACATTTTCATCTAGTGATCTTGAAAATGGAGATGAAGTATTTGTAATTTTCTCTAGTTCAGAAGAATGTTTGAGAGCACCAAGTGTAGCTTCTAATACTATAATCATTAATATTTCAGATTTTGCTTTTCAAGGTGATCTAACCATAACTCCAAATCCGGTTTGTCCTGGCCAACCAATTGATCTTAGTGTTCCAGATATTTATGCTGGAGTACAATGGCAATCTTCTATAGATGGTGAAGAGTGGGAAAGTATTGATGGTGGAAATGTGGCATCATTAAGTGTAACTCCCCCTGAAGAGACCTTCTACAGAGTTTGGGTAACAGATGGTTTTTGTAATGATACTTCTTCGGCAGAGTTCGTAGAATTTAGAGATGTAACACCAATTGAAGCAGCAGAAGATAGAACTATTAGAGAAGGGTACTCAACTGAATTAGGAGTAAAATTCGGAACAGATTACACTTGGTCTCCTGCAGATACAACTATTAGTAATCCAAATATTTCTAATCCGGTAGTTTCACCAGTGGTAACTACAACTTATTATGTAACAGGTACAACTATAGAAGGCTGTTTAAGTACAGATTCTATTGTGGTAACAGTTACACCAAGACTATTTGTACCAAACACATTTACACCAAATAATGATCAAATAAATGATTACTGGGAGATTGATATGATGGATGAATACCCAAGAGCAGTTGTAACTGTTTTTAACCGCTGGGGTAAAAAGATTTATCAATCTGAGCCAGGCTATTTAAATCCATGGAACGGATTCTATAAAGATGGAAACGAGATGCCAGTAAGTACTTACTATTATGTACTCGATTTAAAAGATGGTTTTCCTGCATATAAGGGTTCTATTACTATTATAAGATAG